ACTACATACTCCCTCCATCCACTATCACTACCATGGCCTTATAGTCATTTTGGACCATAAgagataattttaaaaaaataaaggaaagacTATAGTAATTCTCTACTTATAAGCATACATTTTCTCCTTGTTCTATCATAAACTATCTTTATAATATTACTTTAGGATCATCATATTTATCAGGTTATATTACTATAAAACATGCTAAAATGAGGGTTTTAGAAAAGAAGAATGGTGAAGTAGAGACATGGATGAGATATTGAGACTTTAGGAGTGGGCTTGcaaaatataaaaatagaacaatatAGGAATAGGCTAATCTATCTATGTTGGCTACAAATAGGTGCTGACATTCTAGTAAGTAACATAAAGAGGATGTTTTCATAAGGGGACTTTCAGTATCGTCACCATATAAGGGTGATTTAGACCCAAGATTCAAGAGTTAGTGGTTGAAAAGGTAACTTATGTGATTTGGCATCGAGAAAGGGCTTTTGAGAGAGTGGGAAATAGATGTAGATTAGAATCTAAGGATgattgtaatgaaagatataagAGGTAGGAGTATGAAAGACAACTTGTGATATGGCATTGTTGAATAGAGGAGTTTAAAAGgatgaaaaatgtgtttaagTTAGAGTACATAAGAAAATCAATGAAATATCAATTGGATTAGATGTACCTTTTAAATATTaatgggcaaaaaaaaaaaaatttttttggtttagtcTAAGCAAATTTTATCATATTAATATTCCAAGGTAGTGTAAAGCCATGATTCAAGTTGTTGGTGTTACTTGGAATTGAGTGAAAGTTCAAAGAATACATGGCAATTAATGACTCTTTACTCCATATGTTGTTGCTTTACATTGTACCATCCTTTTCTTATTTAGTCGGAATTTAAAGACTCATCGTGATTATGCATTCTTATTTCTTTTCACTTGAATATCTATAGGTGGAAGCATTTTcaaggaagagaaaagagaTGGAGGGTTCATCACTAGAGTGTACAATTGTTGAAAGGCCAAAGCGCAGAAGAAAGGGAGTCCCTCAAAGAGCTCATTTTTATTAGGTCTGGACTGCATGTACCATCTACTGATTCATGCTTTAGACATAATATCTAccaatccaattcaacattaCTGTTGCCTTGTGAGCTTCAATTTTCACCAGCATAAGTGGAAAAGTTTGTGACTAATTCGATCCAACTACTTTGGATTTTGGttcaacttttattttattgaacTTAGTTGTATGGGATAATTTGGTcacaatttgaattttttgatgGTTGATGCTGTTAATTGACAATTTGAGGTTGTCTTGTGGTAAACTTATTAGGACTTAAAGTAGAAATTGGTTCATAAGTTTTCATGGGTTCTTTTTATGGATTAAGTTCAAATGATAGTAGACTTGGTTGTCTTGGAATCAGCCTTCCTCTTTGATTAGCCCCCATTCATAGGCAGCATCATACTATTCATGACTTGGGATCCGATAACATATCATGAGCTTATATTTAACcttaaaattcaaaaaacaGGTGACAATAGCGTTTCTTATCTGAAACCATAcaagttcttttattttttgtttggatgCAGATAATATAGTTGTGTAACAACTATATTGTCTGTGGAGCCAGTAGCTCAATCAGGCGaagtttttcctcttttttatgTGTATCATATAAATGTTTTCAAAAGTTGCAATAGGGTAGTAATATTGGAAAATTATCTCATTGAAGAATGGGTTTTAatattattgtttaatattttttgTTACAATAAGAATAAATTTATCATAATTCACACTAaacaaattttagaattttttgccaaaataactATCTTTCTAAAAAATATTCTCAATGTaattcactttcaaattttatttcgATAATGATGTTGCTATTGCCACCTAATTATCCTAACTGCTACGCAGAATAATAGGAAAGGAAatgtttcaaattttattctCACGTTAATCTATTTATTTCCACATAGATTCCcaaattaaaaggaaaatgacCATGCGTAAAATTTATTCGATATATCCAATCTACTAAAAATTGTACTCTTGTTTTCTACTACCACCATTGTATCTCTTAGAATTGTGCTTAACTACTATattgcaattcttttcttttttttcttgcaaTTTGTAATTATATCTATGATAAAGTTCTAAATCTATTCATTTTAGTATTTTGTAGTATTTTATATTAGAACACATGCACATAAATTCTGGAcaaaaaaatgatcaaaatttaatttgacATAAAAGAATTCCATGTCAAAAGCAAAAGGAAGTGAAGAAAAATCTCTTGCATTCGAAAACCATGATTACTAGCATATGAATTTAGCCTTGACAATATCAAGAATAACATAATATAAGAGTCAAGGATTGTTAACCACTGATCTTTGGAAAACAAGCATTGTGTTTTGAGAAAAAGTGAACTGTCTTTCTTGTTCAttcattaaaaataaaaagaacgaTTAATGTAATGAGGAGGGATCAtaatgaaaaaaatggaaaatataacatttcgagtccgtttgtttcgggtgaaaatgttttccaggaaaatattttcctaatttcccgtgtttggttgcacaaaagttactgaaaacattttcctatgtaaaatattttcactcatcttatggaaaacaacttcccttccaaacttactgaagttgttttccgaaatgcatgcatcccgcttgtagtatgttccaaacttactgaaaacatcttgtagtatgttctttttttttttttagtataaacaggaggactcgaacccaaaacctcttccttacactccctcccccgtaccacccaacccaaccctcccctagtatattcaaaataaaaaaaaaatctcatcctgctcatcttatgctagtaattaattatgtataatagggacattcttttctaaagaaactttcagcagtgagagtgtaagatatatgtcacaataagcattgcatgtgattgatatttgacactaaatggccagcaatttgtttattgcttaaggagatattttttattcatatatacatttctccaaaattttttaaagttaaacaatgagataaattttcttattttgcatgggaagaagtatgtagttataatgtgtagaaagtaaagatagagataaaagtgaaaatatttcaaaagttaaacaaacaccagaaaaatgaagtaagaaaatattttcaataagctaaccaaacacctgaaaatgatgaaagggaaatgattttcatggaaaattacttccacggaaaatattttcccaaggaaaacattttacttccaaccaaacagacccttcgTGGGATTAGTTTTCCTTTCTGGGCGTGTACATTGCAATATATACACTAGACATGGAATAAAGTTATTAGTTGTATTAGTTTGGGAATATTTTATGAATAGAagattttttggttaaaaacttCAATTTTTAAGGGTTTGTCTAACAAATGTGCAATATAGACTTTAGGTGTTCATATTTTGGAAACGAAATGTGGGGAAAGTGTATAAATGTAAGGaaagataataattattaatttgtaCATTCATATGATAAATTATGTATGATTTTAGTGTATTAAAAAGTGGTAAGTTAGGTGTGATTTAGGTGTAGTTACAAATGCCCATTAGCCACCCGTTGGGGAAATCCAATTTTTAGAATAAAGTTTACGAAAACTTAAAACACAAGATGATGTAATACTGGACTGTCCACAGGCATAGTTATAAAATTCGACCCGATTCGACGGTCAAACCAGTTAATTAGGTGAACCGGCCATAAGACTGGGATGAGTTGTTAATTAAATCAGCTAAACAACAAATCCATTGACCTGTTAACAATCTAGTGATTCAATcggtaaataaaaaaaatcgtCAATTGAATCGCAGGTTGAACCACTAACttaaaaattttactacttttataatttaaaatatattattacatTATGTAAGATAACTATTGTGCAACCTGCAGTTAAACTGCTTAACCCGCAATTAAACCAATGATCCGATGATCCAGTCTCCTCTCCGGGTTGAGCTCCGAATGGCGTTTAATAATTACTAGTTTTTGGGCCCTGCACCAAGCGCAGGGTAGCCTGTGTTGGGGGTGATGGATTTTGTTATGTGATTGGGAGGATTTTGTTGATGGAAAGACCAAGACACCCGGCCCCACGAAGTCAAAGTCATCAGAATTACCATCGAAACCGGCCCCACGAAGTCATCAAAATTACCGTCGAAACCGACCCATGACTGCACTGTAGCTATTCCCCCTTCCCCCTTTTATATATTTAAGATGTTCACAGGTTTTCAGTGAATTGTTTGCTTGATTTTCTAGGcctttactcaataaaattaacTTGCATAATCACAACATTATATAAGAGCAATAAAAAATGGAAACAAGAACCTGTattcaaacaagttttgcaattctttctctttttcttatcctgtatttcttttcattttatgcACCTTGTTACACAGGATGTAACAAATGCTAATACAAAAAGTTTTTGCAACCCGTGAGAATGACACGATGAATGCGAGCGACTGTATATTCGTGAACTTCTTTCGTGAACTTCTCTTCTGTAGGACATCTCAACCAGACTAGAGGAAAAAAACATACCAGTACACAACGTCATTTCATTATTTTCCATTGCAATGGCAGATGTAAAAGGTACAAAAGAAATTCGCAAATATTACAATTTCTGCAGCCTGCAAGCAAGCAGCCAAAAAATAAGATAGATACATTAGTAACAAATTTGGAGCAATTGCTCGAGTTTGCAACCCTAGCATAAATATTCTTCGAGATTTAACTCTTCTGATGAACAGCAACATGGTGTACGTCCATATCCTTCAACATGACTGAACGGCCACACGAATCACAGGGAGCTGTCCTAGACCCACACAGACTTTCATGCTCTGAAAGTCCTCGTAATCTATCTCGTATATCTGCAGCAGATGTCCCAGCTTGAACCATGTCTCCACAAAACCGGCATATAACTAACCGCAGTGGACACTCAGAGGACTGGTGTTGCACCTGAAGCATAAAACAGTGAAATGTTAGCAGGATCAGCGAAGCAACAAAATAATACACAAAAGTATCGTGTAGCTGATATTCAGAGTGGAAAGGTAACAAACAATAGTTCAAAGTGCGTGTTGCTTACCATCTGTTCTTTCTCAAGGACAATTCCACAAGGGCATTGGAGTGGCTCATGAAAAACTTTCATGTGCTTTTCAATCTCTCCTTGTTGAAAAGCATTCCCACATTTCTTGCAGTGGACATGGTTTTTGGCCTCCTCAATCCTGAGAACAACACCACAACCAGCATGCTGACAGACAATGTTGTGTCTGCGACAATAAGCCTCATGTAGGGCTATCGTCCTCAAAGGAATGTAATGCTTGCAGTTACTGCACTCCACAGTATCTGCATCAATCGTTGACGAGGAAGACACAGCTTGCTGACCCACCTTAGGCTTCAAGTTGTCTTGAATATTTACGGATGCCTGATACTTTGTTTTCCCCTTGAAGCCATATATACCAATACTATAAGTTCCTGGGCCCAAGCTCAGGTCCTTGGAGCTAAGTATCAATACTTTTGAACCAACGTCATGAGAAGACCATCCATGCTGGTGTTGTGTGGGAAATAAGAGTGGATGCTTGGACACGTAAATATCACAGTCTCCATCTTGTGTCTGTGGTTCTATCCTTATTTCAATTTTGGCATCCCCAGGGGAAATTCTATTCCAAGTCCCATCATCTATCACAAATTTATAATACATGTAATTCCCTTCCTCAACAGCTCCAGATTCTGATTTCCCAAATGTGAGAGGTCTCAATACTTGATGATTGGCTTTCTCTGGATTCGAATCGGAGCCAATAATATCAACTTCAATATCAGTTTCTAGAACAGACACACTTGAAGAGGGCTTCAACTCAAGAACACGTAAATTGTATGTTAGGACACCATGATTAACCCTCAGCATGTCACCTTCTGACAGAGTTGCATGCTGGCGAAGGCTTGTTTCAAGGACAGCCTTGTGATTTGGAATGTCAGAAAAGCCATATTCATCGGGCTGAAGTTTTGCAAATGTCCCTTTTGGCAACCATACATAACGGACCTCAACCATTGGTAACATAGAAGTCTCCGCTGGGAACAGGTTACTCCATACATGAGGCGGTACTCCTACAGAACCTTCATCAGCAGTAAACTCCAGAACACCAGCATGTGTTGTCCTACGATTTTGACTTCCAGAATTCATAGTTTCTGAAAGGTCATCTTTTACAATCACAGACAAGGAAAAGTGCAATGGCCCCTTATCAAAAGCACCCTGCTCCGACAACTCTGAGAAGCAGGATGGTGGCAACTTTATTTTATCTCCATTTCCCTGGTAAGGCATAGCTTCTAGCATACGAGAAAAAATAACTCCTCGTCCCACAAGCCTATCCTCCTCCATTTGCTGATTAGCCTGCAAAAAAGTAATTGAATCCATGTTAGATTCCAAAACTGAATCATGAGGCAGTAATTACATAGAGTGCTTCCATCATTTTTTTTGTAGCAGATAAAAAAATAAGTAAGTTGAGGAGTGGACTAAGAAACTGTTCATTTTTGTCGCATGCACCACAATTTAAACTTTAATTAATTCTTCCtattaaattttgaattacgAAAAACTAGCCTAATATTGAATTACCAAAAATTTTGCACCATATTCTCAAAGACAGTTGAGTCAATATTACAGAGTATTCAACTAGGGGTATGATCAGCTAAAGTTCCTGTATGCTAAGTAAGTGCAAAGATGACGTGACATGAGACTAACAGTGCAAACCACATTGCAGTTCTCGCGAGAATTAAGTGACAAAACAATCAGTGAACTTCACAAAAGCTCCGACAACCAAATTTAGACGGTTGCAGGTGAAGAAACTCATGATGCAGTACACATGGGTCGCCATTCAATTGTGCAGAAACAACATTTTTTTAAGCCAATACCAAAGCCCATTGATCCCCTCACAATCAACAATTCCATTTAGCCTACAGGAGATATCCATTGTGATCAAAAGTACCTCAACAGTGATTCGTTTGCTGTCATTCTATAGCTGCTCTATCATACACTTCATTCATTTGCCATTTAGAAGTGAACGATACATTTCTTTGTTTACTAAATGCTCCAAATTTCACATCGTAGTACATTGATTCTTCATTCCTTCATACTGCTACTTAACTTTCCAGATTTCTTCAACAAATCTTAAAGCACACAATTGTAATCCTCATCACAACAGGGTTCAATGATCAGTCACAAACCAGTAGATCATTGGAACCTCCAAGTCATTAACATTTACACGAACAACTTAACCCACCTTTAACTACATGATTAATAACAATTCCAATCACCACTCAACATATATTTTctctaatttctttttttccatttttctcttccaCTAAAACCATTAATATACTCCATTCAACTGGAGAGAAAGTTTCCTTAAACTTTTAATGATTTATCGACTCATTAATGTTCTTTCATTATCCAATCCTGCTATCTCTCTCCATTTTCCACAAATTAAACTTCACTAAGAAGTCCAAAAGTTAGTAATAATTCTTTTAAGGAATGCAATGATATCTAATCCCAAGTAACAAATTCTCATTAAGACCTATAAATCCCACTTAAAAAAAGTACTAAAAAAATTCCCTAAATCCTTAATTTGTGCTATTAGAACAGCAAAAGATCAAAAGCAATTCAAGCAGTTTAGCTTTAGacttaaattaaaataaatataaaaaacgaaaataaaaacaaactaACTGACGAACCTTGGCTTCGGCTTCTGCAGCATCGAGCCGGCGGGCGCGCTGGGCGGCTTCAAGCGCTTCACGTTGACGAAGGGCTTCTTGCTtggctttcttttctctctcgaTTTTCAATTTcgctctttctttcctttccttttgctcTCTCTCAAGCTTCTCTCGGGCTCTTCTCAGCTCGAAATCCATCTCTGCGATAAATTCCCACAAAAATTCTCTCACCGGAGGAAAATTCGAGATGGGTTTATTGAGGATTTAGAGGATTTCTTTGAGTTGAAGAACAAGAGAACGATCCAATTCTTGAtggaattttgatttgattttgtcTGTTTGGTTGTTCGTTGGTTTGGTTTTTGTAGCGAATCAGACAAATGGAGCTTCCTTAAAATGGTTTTGGGTTCAGTACTACTTGTTCGAGAAGGATCTGGGCTTTTCGGGTTGTGGATGGGTCTATTTTGGTTGGCTTAAAGGGGCGCGGTGGTCCAACTCGGGAGAGAACCCGTTATACGTGTGGCAGGTATGGAATTTCGGAGGATTTATTTGGTCTAACAAATTTGggcatttttttccttcttttttgtgTGTTCATATGAGAACTGAGAAGCCTTACGAGTTAAAGGGCAAAGAAGAGGGGAATTTAGGGTTGATTTGGAAACCCAACACATTTatataaaaccaaaaa
The DNA window shown above is from Coffea arabica cultivar ET-39 chromosome 5e, Coffea Arabica ET-39 HiFi, whole genome shotgun sequence and carries:
- the LOC113743326 gene encoding uncharacterized protein, translating into MDFELRRAREKLEREQKERKERAKLKIEREKKAKQEALRQREALEAAQRARRLDAAEAEAKANQQMEEDRLVGRGVIFSRMLEAMPYQGNGDKIKLPPSCFSELSEQGAFDKGPLHFSLSVIVKDDLSETMNSGSQNRRTTHAGVLEFTADEGSVGVPPHVWSNLFPAETSMLPMVEVRYVWLPKGTFAKLQPDEYGFSDIPNHKAVLETSLRQHATLSEGDMLRVNHGVLTYNLRVLELKPSSSVSVLETDIEVDIIGSDSNPEKANHQVLRPLTFGKSESGAVEEGNYMYYKFVIDDGTWNRISPGDAKIEIRIEPQTQDGDCDIYVSKHPLLFPTQHQHGWSSHDVGSKVLILSSKDLSLGPGTYSIGIYGFKGKTKYQASVNIQDNLKPKVGQQAVSSSSTIDADTVECSNCKHYIPLRTIALHEAYCRRHNIVCQHAGCGVVLRIEEAKNHVHCKKCGNAFQQGEIEKHMKVFHEPLQCPCGIVLEKEQMVQHQSSECPLRLVICRFCGDMVQAGTSAADIRDRLRGLSEHESLCGSRTAPCDSCGRSVMLKDMDVHHVAVHQKS